A region from the Gavia stellata isolate bGavSte3 chromosome 2, bGavSte3.hap2, whole genome shotgun sequence genome encodes:
- the FOSL2 gene encoding fos-related antigen 2, producing the protein MYQDYPGNFDTSSRGSSGSPGHPETYSSGAAQQKFRVDMPGSGSAFIPTINAITTSQDLQWMVQPTVITSMSSPYSRSHPYSHPLPPLSSVAGHTALQRPGVIKTIGTTVGRRRRDEQLSPEEEEKRRIRRERNKLAAAKCRNRRRELTEKLQAETEVLEEEKSVLQKEIAELQKEKEKLEFMLVAHSPVCKISPEERRSPPSSSLQSVRTGASGAVVVKQEPVEEEIPSSSLVLDKAQRSVIKPISIAGGFYGEEALNTPIVVTSTPAITPGSSNLVFTYPNVLDQESPLSPSESCSKAHRRSSSSGDQSSDSLNSPTLLAL; encoded by the exons AAATTTCGAGTAGATATGCCAGGATCAGGCAGTGCTTTTATCCCTACGATCAACGCCATCACAACTAGCCAAGACCTGCAGTGGATGGTCCAGCCCACCGTCATCACCTCCATGTCAAGCCCGTACTCTCGCTCACACCCTTACAGCCATCCACTGCCGCCGCTGTCTTCAGTGGCCGGACACACGGCCCTTCAGCGACCTGGTGTGATCAAAACCATCGGGACCACAGTGGGCCGGAGACGAAGAGACGAGCAG CTGTCGCCCgaggaagaagagaagcgaCGGATCCGGAGAGAGAGGAACAAGCTGGCAGCTGCTAAGTGTCGTAACAGGCGTCGAGAGCTAACAGAGAAACTCCAGGCG gaaactgaagtgctggaggaggagaagtcaGTGCTGCAAAAGGAGATCGCTGAGctccagaaagagaaggagaagctgGAGTTTATGCTGGTGGCTCACAGCCCTGTGTGCAAAATCAGCCCTGAGGAACGTCGGAGCCCACCATCCAGCAGCCTCCAGAGCGTTCGGACTGGAGCGAGCGGAGCGGTGGTGGTGAAGCAGGAGCCCGTGGAAGAAGAGATCCCGTCTTCCTCTTTGGTCCTTGACAAAGCCCAGAGGTCTGTCATTAAGCCCATCAGCATTGCTGGAGGTTTTTATGGGGAGGAGGCACTCAACACTCCCATCGTGGTGACCTCAACACCAGCCATCACTCCTGGCTCCTCCAACTTAGTGTTCACCTACCCTAACGTGTTGGATCAGGAGTCTCCTCTCTCCCCGTCCGAGTCCTGCTCCAAAGCTCAccggaggagcagcagcagcggtgaCCAGTCCTCAGATTCCTTGAACTCTCCCACCTTGCTGGCGTTGTaa